The following proteins are co-located in the Melanotaenia boesemani isolate fMelBoe1 chromosome 5, fMelBoe1.pri, whole genome shotgun sequence genome:
- the LOC121640717 gene encoding ubiquitin carboxyl-terminal hydrolase 26-like isoform X2: MWNQCVKKFSEKLEKLNISERQVAKTNNIIEMLGITNVFKQRDAAEYFEKILCLTSPKASMLFKGELNHKTTCHGCNNKHDSKNFFWVLPLAIEDSYHRAFNVQQGLQRFFEVQTVCGDDQMFCTSCNKKKNADTECEMIQAPDVLTLLLKRFAFNYKKNCYVKLKCKADVAQTLHIQKCRYNLYAVVHHYGDLSGGHYTADIKSFETGQWYCFNDNVVKRVKLQNFEGEDNFLRSHTAYLLMYQKVSGQSTRTDSSDLKTHREHAGVLDKDRWDEAAVESCRVGNDKDLNCDGKALLRKQTSSCDKQFEQETGPVRQRGNILPPAVTEANGQQYGTKEHMYHLYTGGFLETTHPEWMLQQPPNYEIKRPKHVSLINQDNIITSGKNPHPSDHSPTMSKVKPAQPTAVINHWKPEVGVKIQGKTTKPRREACVSGGFKSHVEPHQVHSSTPSLPRRSRSLCRANDSSKCSSSPRLKSSSLTRNERTSQTVTKGKSERQKEKENCKKRENKDERKPWKY, translated from the exons ATGTGGAACcagtgtgtaaaaaaattcTCTGAGAAGCTCGAGAAATTGAACATCTCAG AGAGACAGGTggccaaaacaaacaacatcatAGAAATGCTTGGCATCACAAATG TGTTCAAGCAGCGAGACGCTGCTGAGTACTTTGAGAAGATCCTGTGTCTAACCAGTCCAAAGGCTTCCATG TTATTTAAAGGTGAGCTGAATCATAAGACCACATGCCACGGTTGCAACAACAAGCACGATTCCAAAAACTTCTTTTGGGTTCTGCCTCTTGCGATAGAAGATTCATATCATAGAGCCTTTAATGTG CAACAAGGCCTGCAGAGATTCTTTGAGGTACAAACAGTCTGCGGGGACGACCAGATGTTCTGCACCAgctgcaataaaaagaaaaatgcagataCA GAATGTGAGATGATACAAGCTCCAGATGTTCTGACCCTCCTGCTGAAGAGGTTCGCCTTCAATTACAAGAAGAACTGCTACGTCAAACTTAAGTGCAAAGCTGATGTAGCCCAAACATTACACATTCAG AAATGCAGATATAATCTCTATGCTGTAGTTCACCATTATGGTGATCTATCAGGAGGTCACTACACTGCTGATATCAAATCTTTTGAAACTGGACAGTGGTATTGCTTCAATGACAACGTTGTTAAAAGG GTTAAACTGCAGAATTTTGAAGGTGAAGACAACTTTTTAAG GTCTCACACAGCTTATCTCCTCATGTACCAGAAAG tgagtGGACAATCTACGAGGACTGACAGCAGTGATCTTAAAACTCATCGTGAACATGCTGGTGTTTTGGATAAAGACAGATGGGACGAGGCAGCTGTTGAAAGTTGCAGAGTAGGGAATGATAAGGACTTGAATTGTGATGGCAAAGCATTATTGAGGAAACAGACCAGCTCATGTGATAAACAATTTGAGCAGGAAACAGGACCCGTGAGGCAACGCGGGAATATTTTGCCTCCTGCTGTTACTGAAGCAAATGGACAGCAATATGGTACAAAGGAACACATGTACCATCTTTACACTGGAGGTTTCCTAGAGACAACGCATCCTGAGTGGATGCTTCAACAACCCCCTAACTACGAAATCAAAAGACCAAAACACGTCTCCCTCATAAATCAAGATAACATTATTACGAGTGGAAAAAACCCACATCCATCTGATCACAGCCCGACGATGAGCAAAGTAAAACCTGCACAACCTACAGCAGTGATCAACCACTGGAAGCCGGAAGTAGGTGTAAAAATACAAGGGAAAACTACTAAACCCAGAAGAGAGGCATGTGTCAGTGGTGGGTTTAAGTCTCATGTAGAACCACATCAAGTTCACTCCTCTACTCCATCTCTACCAAGACGCTCACGCAGCCTGTGCAGAGCGAATGATTCTAGTAAATGCAGCAGTTCTCCACGTCTAAAATCAAGCAGCTTAACGAGAAATGAGAGGACTTCACAAACtgtaacaaaaggaaaaagtgagagacagaaagagaaggaaaactgtaaaaagcGTGAGaacaaagatgaaagaaaaccCTGGAAGTATTGA
- the LOC121640717 gene encoding uncharacterized protein LOC121640717 isoform X4, with protein MFCTSCNKKKNADTECEMIQAPDVLTLLLKRFAFNYKKNCYVKLKCKADVAQTLHIQKCRYNLYAVVHHYGDLSGGHYTADIKSFETGQWYCFNDNVVKRVKLQNFEGEDNFLRSHTAYLLMYQKVSGQSTRTDSSDLKTHREHAGVLDKDRWDEAAVESCRVGNDKDLNCDGKALLRKQTSSCDKQFEQETGPVRQRGNILPPAVTEANGQQYGTKEHMYHLYTGGFLETTHPEWMLQQPPNYEIKRPKHVSLINQDNIITSGKNPHPSDHSPTMSKVKPAQPTAVINHWKPEVGVKIQGKTTKPRREACVSGGFKSHVEPHQVHSSTPSLPRRSRSLCRANDSSKCSSSPRLKSSSLTRNERTSQTVTKGKSERQKEKENCKKRENKDERKPWKY; from the exons ATGTTCTGCACCAgctgcaataaaaagaaaaatgcagataCA GAATGTGAGATGATACAAGCTCCAGATGTTCTGACCCTCCTGCTGAAGAGGTTCGCCTTCAATTACAAGAAGAACTGCTACGTCAAACTTAAGTGCAAAGCTGATGTAGCCCAAACATTACACATTCAG AAATGCAGATATAATCTCTATGCTGTAGTTCACCATTATGGTGATCTATCAGGAGGTCACTACACTGCTGATATCAAATCTTTTGAAACTGGACAGTGGTATTGCTTCAATGACAACGTTGTTAAAAGG GTTAAACTGCAGAATTTTGAAGGTGAAGACAACTTTTTAAG GTCTCACACAGCTTATCTCCTCATGTACCAGAAAG tgagtGGACAATCTACGAGGACTGACAGCAGTGATCTTAAAACTCATCGTGAACATGCTGGTGTTTTGGATAAAGACAGATGGGACGAGGCAGCTGTTGAAAGTTGCAGAGTAGGGAATGATAAGGACTTGAATTGTGATGGCAAAGCATTATTGAGGAAACAGACCAGCTCATGTGATAAACAATTTGAGCAGGAAACAGGACCCGTGAGGCAACGCGGGAATATTTTGCCTCCTGCTGTTACTGAAGCAAATGGACAGCAATATGGTACAAAGGAACACATGTACCATCTTTACACTGGAGGTTTCCTAGAGACAACGCATCCTGAGTGGATGCTTCAACAACCCCCTAACTACGAAATCAAAAGACCAAAACACGTCTCCCTCATAAATCAAGATAACATTATTACGAGTGGAAAAAACCCACATCCATCTGATCACAGCCCGACGATGAGCAAAGTAAAACCTGCACAACCTACAGCAGTGATCAACCACTGGAAGCCGGAAGTAGGTGTAAAAATACAAGGGAAAACTACTAAACCCAGAAGAGAGGCATGTGTCAGTGGTGGGTTTAAGTCTCATGTAGAACCACATCAAGTTCACTCCTCTACTCCATCTCTACCAAGACGCTCACGCAGCCTGTGCAGAGCGAATGATTCTAGTAAATGCAGCAGTTCTCCACGTCTAAAATCAAGCAGCTTAACGAGAAATGAGAGGACTTCACAAACtgtaacaaaaggaaaaagtgagagacagaaagagaaggaaaactgtaaaaagcGTGAGaacaaagatgaaagaaaaccCTGGAAGTATTGA
- the LOC121640717 gene encoding ubiquitin carboxyl-terminal hydrolase 26-like isoform X1 gives MWNQCVKKFSEKLEKLNISDYHGLSSPGLTCYLNSVLQVLFMTEDFREAVKRYGRTHLTTLDPYLDELFIHLERQVAKTNNIIEMLGITNVFKQRDAAEYFEKILCLTSPKASMLFKGELNHKTTCHGCNNKHDSKNFFWVLPLAIEDSYHRAFNVQQGLQRFFEVQTVCGDDQMFCTSCNKKKNADTECEMIQAPDVLTLLLKRFAFNYKKNCYVKLKCKADVAQTLHIQKCRYNLYAVVHHYGDLSGGHYTADIKSFETGQWYCFNDNVVKRVKLQNFEGEDNFLRSHTAYLLMYQKVSGQSTRTDSSDLKTHREHAGVLDKDRWDEAAVESCRVGNDKDLNCDGKALLRKQTSSCDKQFEQETGPVRQRGNILPPAVTEANGQQYGTKEHMYHLYTGGFLETTHPEWMLQQPPNYEIKRPKHVSLINQDNIITSGKNPHPSDHSPTMSKVKPAQPTAVINHWKPEVGVKIQGKTTKPRREACVSGGFKSHVEPHQVHSSTPSLPRRSRSLCRANDSSKCSSSPRLKSSSLTRNERTSQTVTKGKSERQKEKENCKKRENKDERKPWKY, from the exons ATGTGGAACcagtgtgtaaaaaaattcTCTGAGAAGCTCGAGAAATTGAACATCTCAG ATTACCATGGCCTGAGCAGTCCTGGTCTGACATGCTATTTGAACAGCGTGCTTCAAGTGCTTTTCATGACAGAAGATTTTCGAGAGGCAGTGAAAAG GTATGGCCGTACACACTTAACAACCCTTGACCCATACCTGGACGAACTGTTTATTCATTTAGAGAGACAGGTggccaaaacaaacaacatcatAGAAATGCTTGGCATCACAAATG TGTTCAAGCAGCGAGACGCTGCTGAGTACTTTGAGAAGATCCTGTGTCTAACCAGTCCAAAGGCTTCCATG TTATTTAAAGGTGAGCTGAATCATAAGACCACATGCCACGGTTGCAACAACAAGCACGATTCCAAAAACTTCTTTTGGGTTCTGCCTCTTGCGATAGAAGATTCATATCATAGAGCCTTTAATGTG CAACAAGGCCTGCAGAGATTCTTTGAGGTACAAACAGTCTGCGGGGACGACCAGATGTTCTGCACCAgctgcaataaaaagaaaaatgcagataCA GAATGTGAGATGATACAAGCTCCAGATGTTCTGACCCTCCTGCTGAAGAGGTTCGCCTTCAATTACAAGAAGAACTGCTACGTCAAACTTAAGTGCAAAGCTGATGTAGCCCAAACATTACACATTCAG AAATGCAGATATAATCTCTATGCTGTAGTTCACCATTATGGTGATCTATCAGGAGGTCACTACACTGCTGATATCAAATCTTTTGAAACTGGACAGTGGTATTGCTTCAATGACAACGTTGTTAAAAGG GTTAAACTGCAGAATTTTGAAGGTGAAGACAACTTTTTAAG GTCTCACACAGCTTATCTCCTCATGTACCAGAAAG tgagtGGACAATCTACGAGGACTGACAGCAGTGATCTTAAAACTCATCGTGAACATGCTGGTGTTTTGGATAAAGACAGATGGGACGAGGCAGCTGTTGAAAGTTGCAGAGTAGGGAATGATAAGGACTTGAATTGTGATGGCAAAGCATTATTGAGGAAACAGACCAGCTCATGTGATAAACAATTTGAGCAGGAAACAGGACCCGTGAGGCAACGCGGGAATATTTTGCCTCCTGCTGTTACTGAAGCAAATGGACAGCAATATGGTACAAAGGAACACATGTACCATCTTTACACTGGAGGTTTCCTAGAGACAACGCATCCTGAGTGGATGCTTCAACAACCCCCTAACTACGAAATCAAAAGACCAAAACACGTCTCCCTCATAAATCAAGATAACATTATTACGAGTGGAAAAAACCCACATCCATCTGATCACAGCCCGACGATGAGCAAAGTAAAACCTGCACAACCTACAGCAGTGATCAACCACTGGAAGCCGGAAGTAGGTGTAAAAATACAAGGGAAAACTACTAAACCCAGAAGAGAGGCATGTGTCAGTGGTGGGTTTAAGTCTCATGTAGAACCACATCAAGTTCACTCCTCTACTCCATCTCTACCAAGACGCTCACGCAGCCTGTGCAGAGCGAATGATTCTAGTAAATGCAGCAGTTCTCCACGTCTAAAATCAAGCAGCTTAACGAGAAATGAGAGGACTTCACAAACtgtaacaaaaggaaaaagtgagagacagaaagagaaggaaaactgtaaaaagcGTGAGaacaaagatgaaagaaaaccCTGGAAGTATTGA
- the LOC121640717 gene encoding ubiquitin carboxyl-terminal hydrolase 47-like isoform X3: MWNQCVKKFSEKLEKLNISDYHGLSSPGLTCYLNSVLQVLFMTEDFREAVKRYGRTHLTTLDPYLDELFIHLERQVAKTNNIIEMLGITNVFKQRDAAEYFEKILCLTSPKASMLFKGELNHKTTCHGCNNKHDSKNFFWVLPLAIEDSYHRAFNVQQGLQRFFEVQTVCGDDQMFCTSCNKKKNADTECEMIQAPDVLTLLLKRFAFNYKKNCYVKLKCKADVAQTLHIQKCRYNLYAVVHHYGDLSGGHYTADIKSFETGQWYCFNDNVVKRVKLQNFEGEDNFLRSHTAYLLMYQKVSGQSTRTDSSDLKTHREHAGVLDKDRWDEAAVESCRVGNDKDLNCDGKALLRKQTSSCDKQFEQETGPVRQRGNILPPAVTEANGQQYGTKEHMYHLYTGGFLETTHPEWMLQQPPNYEIKRPKHVSLINQDNIITSGKNPHPSDHIKFTPLLHLYQDAHAACAERMILVNAAVLHV, translated from the exons ATGTGGAACcagtgtgtaaaaaaattcTCTGAGAAGCTCGAGAAATTGAACATCTCAG ATTACCATGGCCTGAGCAGTCCTGGTCTGACATGCTATTTGAACAGCGTGCTTCAAGTGCTTTTCATGACAGAAGATTTTCGAGAGGCAGTGAAAAG GTATGGCCGTACACACTTAACAACCCTTGACCCATACCTGGACGAACTGTTTATTCATTTAGAGAGACAGGTggccaaaacaaacaacatcatAGAAATGCTTGGCATCACAAATG TGTTCAAGCAGCGAGACGCTGCTGAGTACTTTGAGAAGATCCTGTGTCTAACCAGTCCAAAGGCTTCCATG TTATTTAAAGGTGAGCTGAATCATAAGACCACATGCCACGGTTGCAACAACAAGCACGATTCCAAAAACTTCTTTTGGGTTCTGCCTCTTGCGATAGAAGATTCATATCATAGAGCCTTTAATGTG CAACAAGGCCTGCAGAGATTCTTTGAGGTACAAACAGTCTGCGGGGACGACCAGATGTTCTGCACCAgctgcaataaaaagaaaaatgcagataCA GAATGTGAGATGATACAAGCTCCAGATGTTCTGACCCTCCTGCTGAAGAGGTTCGCCTTCAATTACAAGAAGAACTGCTACGTCAAACTTAAGTGCAAAGCTGATGTAGCCCAAACATTACACATTCAG AAATGCAGATATAATCTCTATGCTGTAGTTCACCATTATGGTGATCTATCAGGAGGTCACTACACTGCTGATATCAAATCTTTTGAAACTGGACAGTGGTATTGCTTCAATGACAACGTTGTTAAAAGG GTTAAACTGCAGAATTTTGAAGGTGAAGACAACTTTTTAAG GTCTCACACAGCTTATCTCCTCATGTACCAGAAAG tgagtGGACAATCTACGAGGACTGACAGCAGTGATCTTAAAACTCATCGTGAACATGCTGGTGTTTTGGATAAAGACAGATGGGACGAGGCAGCTGTTGAAAGTTGCAGAGTAGGGAATGATAAGGACTTGAATTGTGATGGCAAAGCATTATTGAGGAAACAGACCAGCTCATGTGATAAACAATTTGAGCAGGAAACAGGACCCGTGAGGCAACGCGGGAATATTTTGCCTCCTGCTGTTACTGAAGCAAATGGACAGCAATATGGTACAAAGGAACACATGTACCATCTTTACACTGGAGGTTTCCTAGAGACAACGCATCCTGAGTGGATGCTTCAACAACCCCCTAACTACGAAATCAAAAGACCAAAACACGTCTCCCTCATAAATCAAGATAACATTATTACGAGTGGAAAAAACCCACATCCATCTGAT CACATCAAGTTCACTCCTCTACTCCATCTCTACCAAGACGCTCACGCAGCCTGTGCAGAGCGAATGATTCTAGTAAATGCAGCAGTTCTCCACGTCTAA